In Thermococcus thioreducens, a genomic segment contains:
- the bpsA gene encoding N(4)-bis(aminopropyl)spermidine synthase, translating to MREIVERVMEKTSIPVYERTVENVLSAIQASGDVWRIVDLSEEPLPLVVAVITTLHELGYVAFDGPSVVLTQSGRKLVEKYGIGARKDYTCSHCEGKTVELSAFSDLLEQFREIVKDRPQPKHDFDQAYVTPETTVARIALMHTRGDLENKEVFVLGDDDLTSIALMLSGLPKRIAVLDIDERLVKFIEKTADELGYSDIEMFTFDLREPLPDYALHKFDTFITDPPETVDAIRAFVGRGIATLKGPGCAGYFGITRRESSLDKWKEIQKVLINEFNVVITDIIRNFNEYVNWGYEEETRAWKLLPVKVKPTYNWYKSYMFRIQTLEGSKGFEEKIELGDELYNDEEASTT from the coding sequence ATGAGGGAGATAGTGGAGAGGGTCATGGAGAAGACGAGCATCCCCGTTTACGAGAGAACCGTCGAGAACGTTCTGAGCGCCATCCAGGCGAGTGGTGACGTCTGGCGCATCGTCGACCTCAGCGAGGAGCCGCTTCCGCTCGTCGTTGCAGTTATTACCACCCTCCACGAGCTCGGCTATGTGGCCTTCGACGGCCCGAGCGTTGTCCTCACCCAGAGCGGCAGGAAGCTGGTGGAGAAGTATGGAATAGGCGCCAGAAAGGACTACACCTGCTCCCACTGCGAGGGCAAGACAGTGGAGCTTTCAGCTTTCAGCGACCTCCTTGAGCAGTTCAGGGAGATAGTCAAGGACAGGCCCCAGCCCAAGCACGACTTCGACCAGGCCTACGTTACCCCCGAGACAACCGTCGCCAGGATAGCCCTGATGCACACCCGCGGAGACCTTGAGAACAAGGAAGTCTTCGTCCTCGGAGACGACGACCTCACGAGCATAGCCCTCATGCTCAGCGGCCTTCCCAAGAGGATAGCCGTCCTCGACATTGACGAGAGGCTCGTCAAGTTCATCGAGAAGACCGCCGACGAGCTCGGCTACTCGGACATCGAGATGTTCACCTTCGACCTCCGCGAGCCGCTCCCCGACTACGCGCTCCACAAGTTCGACACCTTCATCACCGACCCGCCCGAGACCGTTGATGCGATAAGGGCCTTCGTCGGAAGGGGTATAGCGACCCTGAAGGGCCCTGGCTGTGCCGGCTACTTCGGAATAACGAGGCGCGAGAGCTCGCTCGACAAGTGGAAGGAGATCCAGAAGGTTCTCATCAACGAGTTCAACGTTGTAATCACTGACATCATCAGGAACTTCAACGAGTATGTGAACTGGGGCTACGAAGAAGAAACAAGGGCCTGGAAGCTCCTGCCGGTCAAGGTCAAGCCGACCTACAACTGGTACAAGAGCTACATGTTCAGGATTCAGACGCTCGAAGGCTCGAAGGGCTTCGAGGAAAAGATAGAGCTTGGAGACGAGCTCTACAACGACGAAGAGGCTTCAACGACATGA
- a CDS encoding metal-sulfur cluster assembly factor, which yields MVTKEEVENIIRGIVDEDFVKSIEVDEKGNVTVTLAKDTPNIDDVLIKLNTELGKIEGVGTITINREREKKTEENVELNKDVILEKLKEVIDPEIGVDIVNLGLIYELDIRPDNTVYVKMTMTTPGCPLTMWILRAVEDKILEIPGVKDAEIELTFDPPWSPEMISEEYKKRLGLF from the coding sequence ATGGTCACAAAAGAGGAAGTTGAAAATATCATCAGGGGAATAGTTGATGAGGATTTCGTAAAATCCATAGAGGTTGATGAAAAGGGCAACGTGACTGTCACCCTCGCGAAGGACACCCCGAACATTGACGACGTGCTTATAAAGCTCAACACGGAGCTCGGAAAGATTGAGGGGGTTGGCACCATAACGATAAACCGCGAGAGGGAGAAAAAGACGGAAGAAAACGTCGAGCTGAACAAGGATGTGATACTGGAAAAGCTCAAGGAGGTCATAGACCCCGAGATAGGCGTGGACATCGTCAACCTCGGGCTGATCTATGAACTCGATATAAGGCCGGACAACACGGTCTACGTCAAGATGACGATGACGACCCCGGGCTGTCCGCTCACCATGTGGATCCTCAGGGCTGTAGAGGATAAGATACTGGAGATACCAGGCGTCAAGGACGCCGAAATTGAGCTCACCTTCGACCCGCCCTGGAGCCCGGAGATGATAAGCGAGGAGTACAAAAAGAGGTTGGGGCTTTTCTGA
- a CDS encoding ferredoxin gives MAWKVRVDQDVCIGDAICASLCPDVFEMNDEGKSVPVVEVIEDENLYNCAVEAAEACPVSCIYIEEA, from the coding sequence ATGGCGTGGAAGGTTAGGGTTGACCAGGACGTTTGTATCGGAGATGCCATCTGTGCCAGCCTCTGCCCGGACGTCTTTGAGATGAACGACGAGGGCAAGAGCGTTCCTGTCGTCGAGGTTATTGAGGACGAGAACCTCTACAACTGCGCTGTTGAGGCCGCCGAGGCCTGTCCGGTCAGCTGTATCTACATCGAGGAGGCCTGA
- a CDS encoding nicotinate phosphoribosyltransferase: MRDFYIAHEDDIKAGKTTDVYFIRTRKILVEKGIHRKVFADVTTTSLPKGWKWGVLAGIEEVAKLLEGLPVNVYAMPEGTIFHPYEPVMQIEGFYEEFGVYETALLGMLSQASGIATAALRVKIAANFKPVYSFGIRHMHPAIAPMIDRSAFIGGCDGVSGVLGAEMMGEKPVGTMPHALILVVGDQVKAWRYFDEVVEPEVPRTALVDTLCDEKFEALMAAEALGERLTAVRLDTPSSRRGNFRKIIEEVRWELDLRGYDHVKIFVSGGLNEESIREIVDIADAFGVGGSIASAKPVDFSLDIVEIEGKPLTKRGKLSGRKQIYRCENGHYHRVPADKKLEKCPVCGTKVEPLLKPLIENGEIVAELPKAREIREYVLEQARKFNLTLE, from the coding sequence ATGAGGGACTTCTACATCGCCCACGAGGACGATATCAAAGCCGGAAAGACTACTGACGTTTACTTCATCAGGACGAGGAAGATACTCGTCGAGAAGGGCATCCACAGGAAGGTTTTCGCAGATGTAACGACGACTTCTCTCCCAAAGGGCTGGAAGTGGGGGGTTTTAGCTGGAATCGAAGAGGTCGCCAAGCTCCTCGAAGGCCTGCCGGTAAACGTCTACGCGATGCCTGAAGGCACGATATTCCACCCCTACGAGCCGGTTATGCAGATCGAGGGCTTTTACGAGGAGTTCGGCGTCTATGAAACTGCTTTACTCGGAATGCTCAGCCAGGCGAGCGGTATAGCCACCGCGGCATTGAGGGTAAAGATAGCGGCGAACTTCAAACCGGTCTACTCCTTCGGGATAAGGCACATGCATCCGGCCATAGCGCCGATGATAGACCGCTCTGCATTCATAGGCGGCTGCGACGGGGTTTCCGGTGTCTTGGGGGCGGAGATGATGGGGGAGAAGCCCGTTGGAACCATGCCCCACGCGCTCATCCTCGTTGTCGGCGACCAGGTGAAGGCCTGGAGGTACTTCGACGAGGTCGTTGAGCCTGAGGTTCCAAGGACGGCTCTGGTTGATACGCTCTGCGACGAGAAGTTCGAGGCCTTAATGGCTGCTGAAGCCCTCGGCGAGAGGCTCACAGCGGTAAGGCTCGACACGCCAAGCTCAAGGCGCGGTAACTTCAGGAAAATCATAGAGGAGGTTCGCTGGGAGCTCGACCTGAGGGGCTACGATCATGTTAAAATCTTCGTCAGCGGGGGCCTAAACGAGGAGAGCATAAGGGAGATAGTCGATATAGCGGACGCCTTTGGCGTCGGGGGCTCAATAGCGAGCGCAAAGCCGGTTGACTTCTCCCTCGACATAGTTGAGATTGAGGGGAAGCCGCTCACCAAGCGCGGCAAGCTCAGCGGGAGGAAGCAGATATACCGCTGTGAAAACGGCCACTACCACCGCGTTCCGGCGGATAAAAAGCTTGAGAAATGTCCGGTCTGTGGAACCAAGGTCGAGCCGCTTCTCAAACCGCTCATCGAGAACGGGGAGATAGTGGCAGAGCTGCCGAAGGCGCGGGAGATAAGGGAGTACGTCCTTGAGCAGGCGAGGAAGTTCAACCTGACGCTTGAGTGA